The window GATTTTCCTTGATGACTTTACCCCAATACTGACGATCGGCCTGCAATTGGGCATCCAGCACCCTCGGACCACCGGCTTTTTCAGTCTGGCCGTTATCCCGCAGCAGCTTGCGGAATGCCTCACTTTTGACAGTATGGACGGCGGCGGCAGAGATTTTCTCAATGACGTCGGGCGGCGTACCTTTGGGCGCATGCAAGGAGGTCCAATAGGACGATTCAAGTTGCGGGTAACCCAACTCCGTCACGGTGGGGATATCCGGAAACGACGGGTCCCGTTTATCGGTTGTGAGTGCCAGTATTTTCAGATCACCTGCTTTCTGATGCTCGATCAGGGCTATCGGAGTGGCGTAAGACAGATCACCGCGCCCGGCCATCAGATCGATCAGGGAGGCTGTATTATTCTTGTAGGCAACCGCCGTCAGCGGTACGCCAAACGCGGTTGACACAACGCGGCCGAACAGATCCGTCACGCTGCCGGGCCCCATCGTGCCATACAGCAGGGGCTTGTCGGATTTTTTTGCATACGTAACCAGTTCACTCAATGAGTTGACGCCAAGGGAAGTGGGCACAGTCAGCGTTAACGGGCCCTCAAACAACATGGCCACCGAGTCGAAACTATCAAACTGATATTGCAAATTAGGGCGCAACATAATATTGAGCGAGATTGGTCCGGTTCCGCCCAGCAGCAATGTTGTGCCATCAGGCTTGGCACGTGCCACATACGCTGCGCCGATAATGCCATTGGCTCCGCCTTTGTTCTCCACGATCACATGACGCCCCAGCTCCTTGCTCATACCTTCGGCCAGCAGGCGTGCGAAGTTGTCGTTGGTACCGCCGCCAGCATAGGGAACGATAAGGGTAATGGGCTTGGCTTCGTCCTGCGCGAATGCGGGCGGCAGCATGAACACCACACCTGCCATAAGCGCAGCGATCATGCCGCGTCTTTTATTGTTCTGCATTCTGTCTCCTTTGGGCAATGCTAATTGATCACAATCTTGTTTTCGTTAATGACCGCCCCCCAGTGTTCACGGTCTGACTGCAATTGCGCATCCAGTACCTGCGGCCCGCCTGGTTTACCAATTTGCCCATTCTCTGTAAGAACACGCTGGAACGCTTCGTTATTGACCGTCTTCGTGGCCGCAGCGGCGATCTCTTCGATCAAATGAGCGGGCGTGCCTTTGGGTGCCAGCAGCGCCGTCCAATAGGACGTCTGTAGTTGCGGATAGCCCAGCTCGACCACGGACGGAATGTCCGGAAAGTGCGGATCTCTTGCGCCCGTGCTCAAAGTCAGAATCTTCAGGTTACGGGCATTCTGAATCATGGGAACGGGCGTAGCGTAGTTCATGTCGCCACGTCCCGCCATCAGATCAATGAGCGCAGAACTATTATTCTTGTAAGCCACAGCGGTTAACGGGATGCCGAAGGTCTTGGCGACGATCCGGCCATAGAGATCGGTCACACTACCCGGCCCCATGGTGCCGTAAAGCAGGGGCTGGCCGAGTTTTTTTCCATAAGCCACCAGCTCCTCGACCGAGTTCACGCCCAGCGATGTGGGAACGGTAATGGTAAGCGGTCCGTCAAACAGCATGGCGACCGAGTCGAAGCTTTCAAAACGATAAGGCAGCGACGGACGCAGCAAAACGTTCAGGGAAATGGGGCCTGTGCCACCCAACAGTAGCGTATTACCATCCGGCCGGGCACGGGCGACGGATGAGGCACCGATAATACCGTTAGCCCCACCTTTATTTTCGACGATGACGTGACGGCCCAGTTCTTTCCCGATGCCCTCGGCCAAAAGTCGGGCAAAATTATCGTTGGTGCCGCCTGCGGCATACGGCACCACCAGAGTAATAGGCTTGCCTTCTGCCTGCGCACGGGCAGGCAGGGACGTAACAATCGCACTGCCGACGGCAGCGGCCATAAAACGGCGTCGCTTAATATTGCGCATTGATGTTCCTCCATAGCTATTTTGTCCCCTGCGATGACATTCGTGATTGCGCGGCAGTTAGTCCACGCAATGATGTTTGAAATACCTCAACATCCGGTCAGCCATGGCCTGACGCATCAGTACATTGCCGACGCCAATGGCAGGGTTATATAAGCAGACAATCATATATTTGATTTGTGTTCATTATTACCCCAGCAGATTGCAGTACTGTTTTGCCTGATTCCACCGTAAAACTGTGTTTCTCTGAAGAGACGGCCAATACCCAATCACGGCAGGGCATCCCGAATCCCTCGCCAGCAACGGAGCTCCAACAGACAGCCCGGCGCTATACCCCCACAAGATCATGGATATTTCAACTGACAAGTCTTATATAAGATATATACTTCATATTACGTTTGAAACATTCGAATGTTAATGGGGAAAAACTATGTCAACGGATAAACACTCGCCACCCAAACCCTGGTGGCCTCGTGTATTTGGAATCGTGCTGGCGCTCATGGGCCTGGCATTATTGATCGGCGGTATTCGCCTGGTGTCGCTGGACGGCTCCTGGTACTACCTCATCGCAGGCGCTGCAACGCTGATCGCAGGTCTGCTGTTGCTGGCAGCCAAGGCCTCTGGCGCGCTGCTGTATTTTCTGGTGGTCATCGGCACCATCGTCTGGGCCTTTGCTGAAGTAGGCTCGGCGTTCTGGGGACTGGTGCCCCGTCTGGCGCCGGTGCTTGTTCTGGGCCTCATCGCAGCACTGGCCTTGCGCAGCCTGCGTCCTGCAACACGCGCACTCGCCATTCCTGCCGCCCTGGTGCAATTAGTGGTACTGGTGGTTGGCGGTGTGATGATGTTTTCTCCACAAGGAACCATCCAAAGCCCGGTGAACAGCGCGGCCAAAGTAGTCAATAACATCCCTCTGGTGACAGATCCCAACAGCACCGACAATCGCTGGACACAATACGGCCGCAGCGGCCACAGCGACCGCTTCGGACCATTTGACCAGATCAAGCCGGACAATGTGAACCAGTTGGAGGTCGCCTGGACCTATCGCTCGGGCGCACAGACCGGGGGTAGTAATGAAGACCAGGCCACACCGATACAGGTGGGCGACTCACTGTATCTGTGCACACCACAGAACAAGGTCATCGCACTGAATGCAGAGACGGGAGAAGAACGCTGGACGTTTGATCCCAAGCCGAAGCTGAGCCCTGCCTGGAACCGTTGCCGCGGTGTTGGTTACTATGAAGTGGCCGATCAGGACAAGTCTGAAAATGGCATGTGCAATGCACGCATTATCACAACTGACAAACAGGCTCGCCTGTGGGCGCTGGACGCCAAAACCGGCGAGCTATGCCCGGACTTTGGTGATAGCGGCAAGGGCTATACAGACCTGAGCAATGGCATGGGAGAATACCCCGACTTTTACTATATGCCAACCTCTCAGCCACTGGTAGCCGGCGATCGCGTGATCATTGGCGGCTGGGTATGGGACGGCAAGAAAACCAATGAGCCCTCCGGCGTGATCCGCGCATTCAGCGCCAAAGACGGTTCGCTGGACTGGGCATGGGATTTGGGCAATCCGCAGATTACCAAACTGCCACCGGAGGGCCAGACCTATACGCAAGGCACGCCTAATTTCTGGTCACATGGCGCGTACGACGAAAAACTGGGCCTGGTCTATCTGCCTTTGGGCAATGCCACGCCAGACTTCTGGGCAGAGCACCGTAGCGAAGCCATGAACGAGAATGCTTCATCCGTGGTGGCACTGAATGTGGAAACAGGTCGCCGTGTGTGGCAGTTCCAGTCGATGCATCTGGACACCTGGGACTACGACAACGGAACACCCCCAACGCTGGTGAACGTTCCTGACGGCAAAGGCGGCAATACGCCCGCACTGGTACTGGCAACCAAAACGCATCAGCTGTTTCTGCTGGATCGTACCAACGGCAAGCCGCTGGCCGATGTAGAAGAACGCCCTGCACCACAGAAGACCATGCAGGGTGACGCGCCCGCAGCGCCAACACAACCGTGGTCTGCGGGAATGCCGCAGCTGGGCGCAATGACGATGAGCGAAAAGGACATGTGGGGTGCCACCATGTTCGACCAATTGTTCTGCCGCATCAAGTTCAAGCAGTTGAACTATGAAGGACCATACACCAAAATCACCGACAAGCCTACGCTCGTGTATCCCGGCTATTATGGCGGCTTTAACTGGGGTGGTCACGCCTATGATCCGCGCACCAATATGTTGATTGTGAATGACATTAACATGCCGCAGATCGTTTTCCTGGCGCCACAGGCAACAGCCGAGGCAATAACCAAGGAACTCAACGCCAGCGACATTACCCAGGCGAAATGGACCAACTCGCATGTACAGGACGGTACGCCTTATCAGGCAGTACGCGGTT of the Advenella mimigardefordensis DPN7 genome contains:
- a CDS encoding Bug family tripartite tricarboxylate transporter substrate binding protein; its protein translation is MQNNKRRGMIAALMAGVVFMLPPAFAQDEAKPITLIVPYAGGGTNDNFARLLAEGMSKELGRHVIVENKGGANGIIGAAYVARAKPDGTTLLLGGTGPISLNIMLRPNLQYQFDSFDSVAMLFEGPLTLTVPTSLGVNSLSELVTYAKKSDKPLLYGTMGPGSVTDLFGRVVSTAFGVPLTAVAYKNNTASLIDLMAGRGDLSYATPIALIEHQKAGDLKILALTTDKRDPSFPDIPTVTELGYPQLESSYWTSLHAPKGTPPDVIEKISAAAVHTVKSEAFRKLLRDNGQTEKAGGPRVLDAQLQADRQYWGKVIKENHIVIN
- a CDS encoding Bug family tripartite tricarboxylate transporter substrate binding protein; this translates as MRNIKRRRFMAAAVGSAIVTSLPARAQAEGKPITLVVPYAAGGTNDNFARLLAEGIGKELGRHVIVENKGGANGIIGASSVARARPDGNTLLLGGTGPISLNVLLRPSLPYRFESFDSVAMLFDGPLTITVPTSLGVNSVEELVAYGKKLGQPLLYGTMGPGSVTDLYGRIVAKTFGIPLTAVAYKNNSSALIDLMAGRGDMNYATPVPMIQNARNLKILTLSTGARDPHFPDIPSVVELGYPQLQTSYWTALLAPKGTPAHLIEEIAAAATKTVNNEAFQRVLTENGQIGKPGGPQVLDAQLQSDREHWGAVINENKIVIN
- a CDS encoding membrane-bound PQQ-dependent dehydrogenase, glucose/quinate/shikimate family, producing MSTDKHSPPKPWWPRVFGIVLALMGLALLIGGIRLVSLDGSWYYLIAGAATLIAGLLLLAAKASGALLYFLVVIGTIVWAFAEVGSAFWGLVPRLAPVLVLGLIAALALRSLRPATRALAIPAALVQLVVLVVGGVMMFSPQGTIQSPVNSAAKVVNNIPLVTDPNSTDNRWTQYGRSGHSDRFGPFDQIKPDNVNQLEVAWTYRSGAQTGGSNEDQATPIQVGDSLYLCTPQNKVIALNAETGEERWTFDPKPKLSPAWNRCRGVGYYEVADQDKSENGMCNARIITTDKQARLWALDAKTGELCPDFGDSGKGYTDLSNGMGEYPDFYYMPTSQPLVAGDRVIIGGWVWDGKKTNEPSGVIRAFSAKDGSLDWAWDLGNPQITKLPPEGQTYTQGTPNFWSHGAYDEKLGLVYLPLGNATPDFWAEHRSEAMNENASSVVALNVETGRRVWQFQSMHLDTWDYDNGTPPTLVNVPDGKGGNTPALVLATKTHQLFLLDRTNGKPLADVEERPAPQKTMQGDAPAAPTQPWSAGMPQLGAMTMSEKDMWGATMFDQLFCRIKFKQLNYEGPYTKITDKPTLVYPGYYGGFNWGGHAYDPRTNMLIVNDINMPQIVFLAPQATAEAITKELNASDITQAKWTNSHVQDGTPYQAVRGSFNSFLGLPCHQPSWGNLTGVDLNTKTIAWQVPLGTVEDSRLMGVRTSLPIPLGMPSLSGPVATAGGLTFYAGTQDYYLRAFDSSTGKEVWKSRLPVGAQATPITYLSPETGRQFVVVVAGGARMTPEKGDYVIGYALPKK